A stretch of the Papaver somniferum cultivar HN1 chromosome 6, ASM357369v1, whole genome shotgun sequence genome encodes the following:
- the LOC113288598 gene encoding glutamate--glyoxylate aminotransferase 2, giving the protein MSKGLDHETLNENVKNVQYAVRGELYLRASELQKEGKKIIFTNVGNPHALGQKPLSFPRQVVALCQAPFLLDDPNVGLVFPADAIARAKHYLSLTSGGLGAYSDSRGLPGIRKEVAEFIERRDGYPSDPELIFLTDGASKGVMQMLNTMIRGEKDGILVPVPQYPLYSAAIALCGGSLVPYYLEESANWGLDVNNLRQSVAQARSNGITVKAMVIINPGNPTGQCLSIEDLQELLRFCSREKLVLLADEVYQQNVYQDERPFISSRKVLMDMGTPISKDVQLVSFHTVSKGYWGECGQRGGYFEMTNIPAESVDEIYKVASISLSPNVPGQIFLGLMVNPPKPGDISYQKFVQESKTILESLRKRAHIMTNGFNSCRNVVCNFTEGAMYSFPQIRLPPKAIEVAKMAGKVPDVYYCLKLLEATGISTVPGSGFGQKEGVFHLRTTILPAEEDMPAIMDSFKKFNDAFMEQYEDQRGYSRM; this is encoded by the exons ATGTCAAAGGGATTAGACCATGAAACTCTGAATGAAAACGTCAAGAACGTTCAATATGCTGTAAGAGGTGAACTATATCTTCGCGCTTCAGagcttcagaaggaagggaagaaG ATTATCTTTACAAATGTTGGCAACCCTCACGCTTTAGGACAAAAGCCACTGTCGTTCCCTCGCCAG GTGGTCGCTCTGTGCCAAGCTCCATTTCTGCTAGATGATCCTAATGTGGGGCTTGTCTTCCCAGCAGATGCTATCGCAAGAGCTAAACATTATCTTTCATTGACATCTGGTGGTCTTG GTGCTTACAGTGATTCTCGAGGTCTTCCAGGAATTAGGAAGGAAGTTGCTGAGTTCATTGAGAGGCGAGATGGGTATCCAAG TGACCCAGAACTCATATTTCTCACGGATGGTGCCAGCAAAGGAGTAATGCAGATGTTGAATACCATGATCCGTGGTGAAAAAGATGGG ATTTTGGTTCCTGTTCCTCAATACCCACTTTACTCTGCCGCAATAGCTTTGTGTGGTGGTTCTCTTGTTCCATATTACTTAGAGGAGTCGGCTAACTGGGGTCTGGATGTTAATAACCTCCGCCAATCAGTTGCACAGGCCCGTTCAAATGGAATAACT GTCAAAGCTATGGTGATTATAAACCCAGGAAACCCCACGGGTCAGTGTCTGAGTATAGAGGATCTACAAGAGCTGTTACGGTTTTGTTCCCGAGAAAAATTAGTCCTCCTCGCGGATGAAGTTTATCAGCAGAATGTATACCAGGATGAACGCCCGTTTATAAGTTCAAGAAAG GTTTTGATGGACATGGGCACACCCATTAGCAAGGATGTTCAGCTCGTGTCTTTCCACACTGTCTCCAAAGGTTATTGGGGAGAATGTGGTCAGCGTGGAGGATACTTTGAGATGACCAATATTCCTGCTGAG TCCGTGGATGAGATTTATAAGGTTGCATCTATATCTCTCAGTCCAAATGTCCCCGGACAGATCTTT TTAGGTCTGATGGTCAACCCTCCAAAGCCTGGAGATATCTCGTATCAGAAGTTTGTGCAAGAGAG CAAAACGATCCTTGAATCGTTGCGGAAAAGGGCACACATTATGACCAATGGCTTTAACAGCTGCAGAAACGTCGTCTGCAACTTCACGGAAG GAGCTATGTATTCATTTCCACAAATACGTCTTCCTCCAAAAGCAATTGAAGTTGCAAAAATGGCTGGAAAAGTTCCTGACGTGTACTACTGTCTGAAGCTCTTGGAGGCAACAGGCATTTCAACTGTCCCTGGTTCAGGTTTTGGCCAAAAAGAAGG GGTCTTCCACTTGAGGACTACTATCTTACCAGCTGAAGAAGACATGCCAGCTATCATGGATAGTTTCAAGAAGTTCAATGATGCATtcatggaacaatacgaagaccAAAGAGGTTATTCGAGAATGTAG
- the LOC113288599 gene encoding uncharacterized protein LOC113288599 isoform X1, translated as MEEGPLCSLFSRLVLPLEAVMEPRWKGKNAETKALADPMSKIVERLQSSLRKSDAQGLLLDSVVLLPVDHEQIEVIELLNRSFFGRPRPNSYEHKQWYELDFEEAFYLCYSLECLKIMDENKCLVVNNDLWKYMKSKSKAFPESYIAYSHLRNKDWVVKDGSKYGADFVAYRHHPSLVHSEFAVILEFDKSHRLRVLSDVKCVVRICASVAKTLLVLRINTKDCDFVSPPELDLYKVEEMIPEQHHEDLHIRKRLISTQEIPTLPTKDISTVSVPASSISRIQPKKAPLSRRTGPRWKGKKSAEAKALADPMSKIVEQLQSSLHKSETQGFLLSSAFLLSVDVEQIELLEHSCFGQPISSEEALRKLLISSDEDKQWYELSFEEAFYLCYSLECVRIMDENKCLVSNNDVWQYMKSKRRAFPEFYIAYSHLRKKNWVVRSGLQYGADFVAYCHHPSLVHSEFVVIVDFNNSSRLRVWSDIEGMVRLCTLVAKTLMVLSVNTNDCDVVSPSELGLYKVEGRTITRWFAEKHREDPRTSERLSSA; from the exons ATGGAAGAAGGTCCTCTCTGTTCTCTCTTTAGTAG gtTGGTCTTACCATTGGAAGCTGTAATGGAACCGAGATGGAAGGGGAAGAATGCAGAAACTAAAGCTCTTGCTGATCCTATGTCAAAAATTGTTGAACGGCTTCAATCTTCTCTACGTAAATCAGACGCACAAGGGTTGCTCTTAGATTCTGTTGTGCTTCTCCCAGTTGACCATGAACAGATTGAAGTTATTGAACTACTGAATCGTTCTTTTTTCGGAAGACCTAGACCTAATTCATATGAACATAAACAATGGTATGAGCTAGACTTTGAGGAAGCTTTTTATTTGTGCTATTCTCTTGAATGCCTTAAGATTATGGATGAAAATAAGTGTCTGGTAGTTAATAATGATCTATGGAAATACATGAAGTCAAAGAGTAAAGCATTTCCTGAGTCCTACATTGCATATTCTCATCTTCGAAATAAAGACTGGGTAGTAAAAGATGGGTCAAAGTACGGTGCAGATTTTGTGGCTTACCGCCATCACCCATCTCTGGTTCATTCTGAATTTGCTGTCATTCTTGAATTCGACAAGAGTCATAGGTTACGGGTATTGTCAGATGTTAAATGTGTGGTTCGTATTTGTGCTAGTGTAGCTAAAACCTTATTGGTTTTGAGGATTAACACCAAGGATTGTGATTTCGTATCTCCTCCAGAATTGGATCTTTACAAAGTTGAAGAGATGATTCCAGAGCAGCACCATGAGGATCTACACATTAGAAAAAGGTTGATTTCAACACAAGAGATCCCAACACTTCCTACCAAAGACATTAGTACTGTTTCAGTGCCTGCCTCTTCAATCTCCAGGATCCAACCTAAAAAAGCTCCTCTCTCTA GGAGAACGGGACCAAGATGGAAGGGGAAGAAGAGTGCAGAAGCTAAAGCTCTTGCTGATCCTATGTCAAAAATAGTTGAGCAGCTTCAATCTTCTCTTCATAAATCGGAAACACAAGGGTTTCTCTTAAGTTCTGCTTTTCTTCTCTCAGTTGATGTTGAACAAATTGAACTGCTGGAGCATTCTTGTTTTGGACAACCTATAAGCTCTGAGGAAGCTTTGAGGAAGCTTTTAATTTCCTCAGATGAAGATAAACAATGGTATGAACTAAGCTTTGAGGAAGCTTTTTATTTGTGCTATTCTCTTGAATGCGTTCGGATTATGGATGAAAATAAGTGTTTGGTGTCCAATAATGATGTATGGCAATACATGAAGTCAAAGAGAAGAGCATTTCCTGAGTTCTACATCGCGTATTCTCATCTCCGAAAGAAAAACTGGGTAGTAAGATCCGGGTTACAGTATGGCGCAGATTTTGTGGCTTACTGCCATCACCCATCTCTGGTTCATTCTGAATTTGTTGTCATAGTTGATTTCAATAATAGTTCTAGGTTAAGGGTTTGGTCAGATATTGAAGGTATGGTTCGTCTTTGTACACTTGTAGCTAAAACCTTAATGGTTTTGAGTGTTAACACCAACGATTGTGACGTCGTATCTCCTTCAGAATTGGGTCTTTACAAAGTTGAAGGGAGAACAATTACGAGATGGTTTGCAGAGAAGCACCGCGAGGATCCTCGCACTTCTGAGAGGTTGAGTTCAGCATGA
- the LOC113288599 gene encoding tRNA-splicing endonuclease subunit Sen2-2-like isoform X2 — protein sequence MNINNELDLYKVEEMIPEQHHEDLHIRKRLISTQEIPTLPTKDISTVSVPASSISRIQPKKAPLSRRTGPRWKGKKSAEAKALADPMSKIVEQLQSSLHKSETQGFLLSSAFLLSVDVEQIELLEHSCFGQPISSEEALRKLLISSDEDKQWYELSFEEAFYLCYSLECVRIMDENKCLVSNNDVWQYMKSKRRAFPEFYIAYSHLRKKNWVVRSGLQYGADFVAYCHHPSLVHSEFVVIVDFNNSSRLRVWSDIEGMVRLCTLVAKTLMVLSVNTNDCDVVSPSELGLYKVEGRTITRWFAEKHREDPRTSERLSSA from the exons ATGAACATAAACAATG AATTGGATCTTTACAAAGTTGAAGAGATGATTCCAGAGCAGCACCATGAGGATCTACACATTAGAAAAAGGTTGATTTCAACACAAGAGATCCCAACACTTCCTACCAAAGACATTAGTACTGTTTCAGTGCCTGCCTCTTCAATCTCCAGGATCCAACCTAAAAAAGCTCCTCTCTCTA GGAGAACGGGACCAAGATGGAAGGGGAAGAAGAGTGCAGAAGCTAAAGCTCTTGCTGATCCTATGTCAAAAATAGTTGAGCAGCTTCAATCTTCTCTTCATAAATCGGAAACACAAGGGTTTCTCTTAAGTTCTGCTTTTCTTCTCTCAGTTGATGTTGAACAAATTGAACTGCTGGAGCATTCTTGTTTTGGACAACCTATAAGCTCTGAGGAAGCTTTGAGGAAGCTTTTAATTTCCTCAGATGAAGATAAACAATGGTATGAACTAAGCTTTGAGGAAGCTTTTTATTTGTGCTATTCTCTTGAATGCGTTCGGATTATGGATGAAAATAAGTGTTTGGTGTCCAATAATGATGTATGGCAATACATGAAGTCAAAGAGAAGAGCATTTCCTGAGTTCTACATCGCGTATTCTCATCTCCGAAAGAAAAACTGGGTAGTAAGATCCGGGTTACAGTATGGCGCAGATTTTGTGGCTTACTGCCATCACCCATCTCTGGTTCATTCTGAATTTGTTGTCATAGTTGATTTCAATAATAGTTCTAGGTTAAGGGTTTGGTCAGATATTGAAGGTATGGTTCGTCTTTGTACACTTGTAGCTAAAACCTTAATGGTTTTGAGTGTTAACACCAACGATTGTGACGTCGTATCTCCTTCAGAATTGGGTCTTTACAAAGTTGAAGGGAGAACAATTACGAGATGGTTTGCAGAGAAGCACCGCGAGGATCCTCGCACTTCTGAGAGGTTGAGTTCAGCATGA
- the LOC113288596 gene encoding uncharacterized protein LOC113288596 produces MASLHGGVLLKLLEEMESDEQTIGNEPRKPALLQVRSIIPVMAEGDLWPKQGFYLKVNDASHAMYVSLPCEQDEMILNNKLQLGHFIHVQRLESATPVPILVGVKLVPGRHPCVSTPEDRVPASLGILGPSFSDSDSKSENNSDDVVTKPPPQWRSLSASKSLPNDQNVRKSLRCRSIPTVPASKCVVENKHVDAVKALSQISITCSDKDSDSDSSKSSASSRLKTRRSWDGKPEGFGEKLRSRVVKHEIRKPPTPRRACLSPYSSGQNDSSEDNASTCSSRRRVVNQASKVGRSSARQRITVSTEKRDKSFDQINPLSPVNDRKFKQSRISWDALPSNLEKLGKEVLQHRDVALLAAVEALQEASAAERLMQCLSTYSELQLSKDEDPLPVVDKFLDFYNELANVRLISQSTAKLGPQFTSSDAEPPFSPGSKEAVKLVYERKKRAASWIKAAVGSDLYASPSPIKPITHSLEVTKLAKRSSPTSHSKQKDACSVTKTGEIQVGFAAPTKENSMDWVKGICLCASADLANSLHGECNKWFLTYIEKFLDEVMSQSAATVSDCQIAGLMCQMKKVNEWLDLFSNNEGNPQKDGSAIEDEEIESCRRIRNKIYNVLLKHVERSAFALESLSRTSQD; encoded by the exons ATGGCGTCGTTGCACGGTGGTGTTTTGCTAAAGCTATTAGAGGAAATGGAATCTGACGAACAAACAATCGGTAATGAACCACGTAAACCGGCACTTTTGCAAGTTAGAAGTATAATTCCTGTGATGGCAGAAGGTGATTTATGGCCAAAACAAGGATTTTATCTCAAGGTGAATGATGCTTCACATGCTATGTATGTTTCGCTTCCCTGCGAACAGGATGAAATGATTCTGAATAACAAATTGCAGCTCGGGCACTTCATTCACGTACAAAGATTAGAATCTGCAACGCCAGTTCCAATTCTTGTAGGTGTAAAACTTGTTCCTGGTCGCCACCCTTGTGTTAGCACTCCAGAAGATCGTGTTCCGGCTTCGCTGGGAATTCTCGGGCCATCATTTTCAGATTCAGACTCAAAATCTGAGAATAATAGTGATGATGTGGTTACGAAGCCACCCCCTCAATGGCGTTCATTGAGTGCGTCTAAAAGCCTTCCTAATGACCAAAATGTCAGGAAGAGTCTACGGTGTCGTTCCATTCCCACGGTACCTGCAAGTAAATGTGTTGTGGAGAATAAGCATGTTGACGCTGTGAAGGCGCTTTCGCAAATTAGCATTACTTGTAGCGACAAAGATAGCGATTCGGATAGTTCTAAGTCATCTGCTTCTTCCAGGCTAAAAACCAGAAGGAGCTGGGATGGTAAACCTGAAGGATTCGGAGAAAAACTGCGCTCGCGAGTAGTAAAGCATGAAATAAGAAAGCCTCCTACTCCTCGCAGAGCTTGT CTCTCACCGTATTCTTCTGGACAGAATGATAGCTCAGAGGATAATGCATCAACTTGCTCATCCAGAAGAAGAGTTGTGAATCAAGCTTCAAAAGTTGGTAGAAGTTCCGCCAGACAAAGAATCACCGTTTCGACTGAAAAACGTGACAAGAGCTTTGACCAAATAAATCCTTTGAGTCCAGTTAATGACAGAAAATTTAAACAGTCTAGGATATCATGGGATGCGCTCCCTTCAAACTTGGAGAAGCTCGGCAAG GAGGTCTTACAGCACCGAGATGTGGCATTGCTGGCTGCTGTTGAGGCTTTGCAAGAGGCCTCTGCTGCTGAGAGATTGATGCAATGCTTGAG CACATACTCGGAACTGCAGCTTAGCAAGGATGAAGATCCGTTGCCAGTGGTTGATAAGTTTTTGGATTTCTATAACGAGTTGGCCAATGTCAGATTAATATCGCAATCAACTGCAAAACTCGGCCCTCAATTTACATCTTCTGATGCTGAACCACCATTCAGTCCAGGCTCCAAGGAAGCAGTAAAACTTGTGTATGAAAGAAAGAAACGTGCAGCTTCATGGATTAAAGCAGCAGTGGGATCAGATCTTTACGCCTCCCCTTCTCCTATCAAACCTATCACTCATTCTCTTGAGGTGACAAAATTAGCTAAAAGATCAAGTCCCACTAGTCATTCCAAACAAAAGGACGCTTGTTCAGTTACTAAAACCGGTGAGATCCAAGTCGGGTTCGCAGCGCCTACCAAGGAAAACTCGATGGATTGGGTGAAGGGAATTTGCTTGTGCGCTTCTGCAGACCTTGCTAATTCCTTACATGGAGAATGCAATAAATGGTTCTTAACTTACATTGAGAAATTCTTAGATGAAGTTATGAGCCAATCAGCTGCCACTGTATCTGATTGTCAAATTGCAGGACTTATGTGTCAAATGAAGAAAGTTAACGAGTGGTTAGATTTATTCAGTAATAATGAAGGTAATCCCCAGAAAGATGGTTCTGCaatagaagatgaagaaatagaaTCATGCAGAAggattagaaacaaaatttacaatGTTCTTTTGAAGCATGTTGAGCGCAGCGCGTTTGCTCTGGAAAGCTTGAGCAGAACATCTCAAGACTGA